A segment of the Alistipes sp. ZOR0009 genome:
TTGTTAAGAATTTGGTGAAGTATGTGGATGCTATTCAAGGGGGAATTTTTGTCCTGAATGACGATAATGACGATAAGTATCTTGAGATGACGGCTTGCTTTGCCTACAATCGTCGTAAGATGCAACAAAAACGAGTAGAGTTGGAGGAAGGATTGATTGGTCGCTGTTTCTTTGAAAGACAACCAATTCTTCTGAAGGAGATGCCAAACGACTATCTTGAGATTACATCGGGATTAGGGCAGGAAAATCCAAGGAATCTTCTGCTTGTACCGCTTAAACTGAATGAGGAGGTTAATGGTGTTATTGAAATAGCCTCTTTTAAGGAGTTCGAAGAGTATCAAATTCAGTTTATAGAGAAGATAGCAGAGAGCATTTCATCAACGATAACTAGCGTTCGTGTTAATGAACGTACGTCGGCTTTGCTCGAAAGATCGCAGGTACAGGCCGAGCAAATGGCTTCGCAGGAAGAGGAAATGCGTCAGAATCTGGAGGAACTTCAGGCAACTCAAGAGGAGTTGGAGAAGAGGGCTCGTGAAAATGACAACATCACAAAGGCGCTTGAAAAGGAAAAATACTTATTGGATGCCCTCCTTTCTAGTATTCCCGATTTCATTTACTTTAAAGATGAGGAATGTAAGTTTATTCGAGTGAGTGAGTCTATGGCTCCGCTATTTAAAGTTGGTTGCGCAGCCGAGCTGGTTGGTAAGTCCGACTTTGACTTTCACTCTGCCGAACATGCCAATAAGTCTTACCAAGAAGAAATGGAGATTGTTAGAACAGGTAAGAAAATTATCAATGAGGTGGTTCGCGAACGTTGGGATGATGGACGCGAGCAGTGGGTTTCTACAACCAAAATGCCTCTAGTTGCTACCGATGGTAAGATTGTTGGATCTTTCGGTATCTCAAAGGTTATTACCGATATTAAGATGCTGGAGATGGAACTTCAAACTCAGAATGAAGAGATGAAGGCTAATTTGGCGCAAATGGAGCAGGCTACTGTTGATGCCGATAACATTAAAACGATGTACTCAAATATAATAGATAACTTACCTTTAAAAGTTTTTGTTAAAGACAGGGACGGAAAATTGGTTGTTATCAATTCGGCGGTTGCCCATGCTCATGGCCTTAATCCAGAAGAACTTTTAGGTAAGAGCGATTTTGATTTTTACGATTACGACACTGCAAAAGGAATATACGATTCGGAGCTTGAAGTTATTGAAGGGAAAGAAAAATCGTATGTTCATGAGGAGCATTTTGATGGTACTACTAGAATTCTTAAAACAACCAAAATGCCGTTCTTTATTGACACGAAGCAGGAAAAAGGATTGCTGGGAGTTCAGGTTGATGTATCTGAGTTTGCTAAGATCAAGGAGAATCACGAGGCTTAAAATATTAGCTACATTTATAGGAAAAGGGGACGGAGTTGCGGTCCCCTTTTCTATTTTAGTATTTTAAAGAGAGAAACTATGAATGTAGATGTTGTATTGCATGCTGGATTGCTTCCGGATTATGATTTGAAGGGCAAAACGGTGGTGGTTATTGATGCATTTAGAGCCACAAGCGTTATTGTTGAAGGCCTGTACAATGGAGGAGCTTCGTTTGTACCTGTCGAATCTGTTGATGAAGCGAGAAGCGCAAAAGAGCAAAACGCTGAAATTCTCATTGGAGGGGAAAGAGATGGGGTTGTTATTGATGGCTTTGATCTGGATAACTCACCCCTGAGCTACATCCCCGAAAAGGTGGCTGGTAAGGAAATTTGGATAACGACCACCAATGGAACTCGAGCATTGAAAGGGGCTATTGC
Coding sequences within it:
- a CDS encoding PAS domain-containing protein translates to MISRLRVSNYSVRQKVATVMFTVLLVFFVLVGVVFYSQIKRVNYLSSKEKISDKSLLATSRIGDEIQHATEVLNVFSNTLIGQSSAALPSDSTILRGMEVFNNDLASKTLFVSATNAAQEKKFYVLSNGSKASISSGLVAGVGVNIADLKGDKKTRIVVSSADKKGYLAVVNSHKLPDGASVEFGILISLDKVLNSFSEAESTLKYILANESDEVMASNTTVEVGNSLGSAVKGFDRGVSMASFVDKNRYITIGDERYIAVVNSSLEESLGAKMILLLPKSAIFSGAGSLLVILLAAILGLVIAYVLINRMFRKFFTPIQQSIVALKEISSGQISEDLKLQYELKDEIGEMTSSINVLIDNLNETARFAKEIGDGNLSGEFRPSSDTDKLGIALLGMQESLVKAKNIEETQKIESQKSHWANEGMANFSEILRNNHDNLKEMSFDVVKNLVKYVDAIQGGIFVLNDDNDDKYLEMTACFAYNRRKMQQKRVELEEGLIGRCFFERQPILLKEMPNDYLEITSGLGQENPRNLLLVPLKLNEEVNGVIEIASFKEFEEYQIQFIEKIAESISSTITSVRVNERTSALLERSQVQAEQMASQEEEMRQNLEELQATQEELEKRARENDNITKALEKEKYLLDALLSSIPDFIYFKDEECKFIRVSESMAPLFKVGCAAELVGKSDFDFHSAEHANKSYQEEMEIVRTGKKIINEVVRERWDDGREQWVSTTKMPLVATDGKIVGSFGISKVITDIKMLEMELQTQNEEMKANLAQMEQATVDADNIKTMYSNIIDNLPLKVFVKDRDGKLVVINSAVAHAHGLNPEELLGKSDFDFYDYDTAKGIYDSELEVIEGKEKSYVHEEHFDGTTRILKTTKMPFFIDTKQEKGLLGVQVDVSEFAKIKENHEA